In candidate division WOR-3 bacterium, the sequence GGATCTGCAGGACCTCTTCGGCGAGGGCGCGCCATTCTCGGACTTCTTCACGCATCTCTTCGGAGCGCAAGCAGCGCAAGCACAGCCGCGCGCGGGCCGGGGACGGGACATCGAGCAGCCCGTTGTCGTGACGCTGGCCGAGGCCTCCAAGGGCACTACGCGCAGGCTCAAGCGGCAGGGCGGTCCCACGATTGAAGCGAAGATACCACCCGGGGTAGACAACGGGACACGCATGCGGTTGAAAGGGCAGGGCATGCCCGGCAGGAGAGGGCAGCCGGGCGACCTGTGGCTGGTGATGACGGTCGAGGACGATCCCAGTTTCGCCCGGGACGGCAACGACCTGCACACCCGGATACAGGTTCCGCTGTACGTGGCCATGCTCGGGGGCGAGGTCACCGTTCCGCTGGTTGAAGGTAGGGCCAAGACCAAGATACCGCCCGAGACGCAGTCGGGGTGTGAATTGAGGCTCAAGGGCCAGGGGATGCCGGTCTATGGCGAGCCGGGGAAGCGCGGCGACCTGTACGCCACAATCGAAGTCCGTTTGCCGTGCCGCCTCTCTGAGAAGGAACGGGCATTGTTTCGTGAGTTGGCCAAGTTGCGGCCCGAGGAGAAGTGATCCGCTCCACATGGAGTCTCGTCCGGAGGGATTCCGCACTTGGGCGGCCCGCTCTAGTGGCCGAAGTCACGAATCTGGTGCTATATACGATAAGTCT encodes:
- a CDS encoding J domain-containing protein, producing the protein MEFKDYYEVLGVPKDADEKAIKAAYRKLARKYHPDVCADKAEGEGRFKEVNEAYEVLSDKEKRSKYDQFGADWQRAQQSGQAGDFDWSRYQAGQQPGGYSRYTTEDLQDLFGEGAPFSDFFTHLFGAQAAQAQPRAGRGRDIEQPVVVTLAEASKGTTRRLKRQGGPTIEAKIPPGVDNGTRMRLKGQGMPGRRGQPGDLWLVMTVEDDPSFARDGNDLHTRIQVPLYVAMLGGEVTVPLVEGRAKTKIPPETQSGCELRLKGQGMPVYGEPGKRGDLYATIEVRLPCRLSEKERALFRELAKLRPEEK